In Carassius carassius chromosome 27, fCarCar2.1, whole genome shotgun sequence, the sequence TGAAATGGCTGGGCTTTAACTAAACATAACTGTACAGTTTAGTAATATAGACATCCTGTTGGCACCGAATACTGTGTTGTTCCACCAATCTAACAAGCACTAATTATAGGGTTGGGCAATGAAAAGTCATATAATTATCAATCAATGACAGTGTAATAAACTTTTTGGTGTACTGTTTGAGATCAAGGCAAGGATCATCAAACACCTGTACCAACAAGACCAGTGATAACCAAATAACCAATGAATTAATATTAGATCAGTAAgcataaagaaacaaacattaaCATAGTTAAGCTATAGTATAGTAAATTAAATTATGGCAATAATAAAACAGCTCTGCTGTTGTTATTGTAGTAGTACAGTGCAATGAAGTAGTAAACTGCAGTTTATGATAAAGTGtagtattttttcattaattttttatttataatgatgtattttagaattattaactttatatttatgtaatttttataatttgaCTGGCCAAAATTCAAGTAGATTTACAGTAAAGTATGAGCTTGTTGATTGTAAATATATAGTAAGTCTATTTTTGCACTCTACAAAAACTCTTTTTACATTATAGTAGGATTTAGTATAGGAGTACAGTATAATATAGTACATTATTGTAAAAGAAGTAAACAAACCTGAAAatagtatatttttaatatgtagttatagtttaatgttattaatacatttgtttaatatttaaaagtgcTAAAGTCAattcatatacagtatgtatacatttgtgcatttatactctaatcttttgtttgttttgccaaTCATACTTCATAGAGCTGTACTCTAGCGTACTGACTCCTGAAGCAATAGTAGACTGGGGTAAGAGCTTGCTGTGTATTGCATTGAAAGTGAATGTGACAAACCCAACCTCTGTAGCCATGTAGATCACTCCATTTCCACCTCTGAGCTGATGGATGCTGAGTTGTGTGTAGCTCTTTGACATAGGTGCTTTTAGATGGAAGTAGACAGCCATGTCAAAGACTTCAGCACATTCAAAACTTGTAGACAGTGCTAAACCCTAGAGATGTGACATTATTTGATTGATAGACCCTTCGTTGTGCTTTAAATGCATGCCATGTTGAAGTTCCCTGAATGAGACAACATGGGTTTGATATGCATGTCTGTGTAAGTTTGGTTTTTGAATGATGTTGAATATCTCACTTCAGTCCTTTGCTGTTGAATGCAGGCTGATTGCATGTTATTGTGAGATTTGAGTGGCATTTTTTAGTTTGTAATCTATTTGGTGTTTTAGCTCATGAATCAGATCATGTAATGTTCTCCTCATTTTCAATCTGCTGAACCACAGAAGACAGAGAAACTTTCGATTCAGGTAAGTCTCAAAAACATCTAATTTCATGTGAAGGATGTCGCTTAGCAGAGTTTTAAAAGCAACCCATTAAACACTTTGCATGGTCACCGTCTGGAATTTCCAGCCAAGTCACTAAATACTCTGTGGTGTTTCTGTGCAGCAGTCAGACAGAAGTAAATCCAGTCAGATAATCACTAAGGAAAAATCCCTCAGATTACTCCGGCAAGGCAAGAAATTACGCAACAGTTCACTGAAACCATGCCCCTTAAAttatactgctttattttaagcTCCAAATAGATTGTGCTTGCATTATTGAAATGGAGTTATTTTAGTGActattagatgttttgtttgttagtGCTGTCAAATTTAGCCCGATAACACAGGTATtgctattgttaactaaaactaaaaatattagtTTGCAAGGTGttagtaatgtaaaataaaaaaataaaaaaccgaAATCaattaaaacaatagaaaatattattaaatatattaataaacacaGTAATAgtattcctgtggctcaagtggtagggcattgcattagcagcacaaggttgtgggttcgattcccagggaacacgttaagtaaaaactgttagcctgcaTTCACTAAGTAAGCgtcttctaaatgcataaatctaTTTATTTGAATTTCTAAATCTAACTTGTGTTGTGCAATTgggttaatgtttatttagctgttgTTTTATAGAAGTTTTGCTGATTTGCATTGAGTTCAGTCTTTGGATACAAGAAGTGGCGTGCGTCATTAAGACTAATATTACAGAAATGGGTGATAAGAAATAGGCGTTTTGTTCATCTGATGATAATAAGAATGCCCTCCTCTTCCTCACATTGAAATCGTTCTCTGAGGACAGTGAAGTGATTCTTTGTGAATCTGTTGCGTCGTCGGGAAGGAAAATGGGGACATTGAGAGAGCTGGATGCATAGTCCAGTGAGCTTGAAGAAGCTGAACTGTCGAGTACACTGCCCTGAAGTGACACTTAGTTACTCCGATGACACACCGAACACCATGACACGACTCACCCAGACAGAAGAACATGAGAAAGATCAACTCTGATTGACCcattaatgacaaaaatagtCAACTGACCCAGAAAGGGAATGTTTGAAGATATGGAGGAGGTTTCTTTCTGATTATCACTTCTGTATTGCACTTTTCTGTCATTTTAGTGATGGTAAGACATGCTCATTTAAACATTGGTTCATTTGAGCAgttcatttaaacatatttgatCAATTCATTAAAAAGGAATccactcaaaagaatgattccaTATGTTTTTAATGCTATTTGATGAAAGAAGACAGATTTAGAATAGATGACCATCCACTTCATGTTGTAATTGATTAACCAGCTCAACCAGGTTCCTAGTTCTAGATAGGTTAAAAATAATGGTCTACATTCAAGGGCAGTCTAAGTTGTACTGGCTTATAGCCATCAGTAATCAGTATTAACCATCTAGAAACCGTGCAGGAAAcatgttattatttaaattagttttaaaatgaACCATTTTGTCCCTCTGAAATGCACTATAGCATTATCTTTTCGAATGATCTTGGCATAAATATTACTGTGGATGTCTCAGCATTTCATCTTGATGTTGTTGAATGAACCAATTTGATATTGCAAAGCTCTCTTTTTCCGGTAATAAACCTTCAACAAAATGTAGACACAGTAGAAAGGCAATGGAATGGAAagggtattattttttttatatttaacatgcaaATGATTCTCTTAGCTTCCTCTTATTCGAGATGCAGACCCTTAAATAGATTTAGGGAATCCGATTCATGGCATAATTGGGAGCTTGATGCCAGACATCAAGAAAGTTGCTAGGCAACCTGAAAACGAGGCTGTGGAAGTGTGAGATAATTGCTTTATAAAGTATCTTTTCTTCTGAGTTATGCTAAAAGATCCAACCTTCAGATTTAATCTATATCAAGAAATCAGTTCAAATAAACAGTGTTGACATCTTAAAACTGAAGACCCAGAGGGATAATCTAGCGTCTCAGATAATGTCAGAATTTTGCATGTGCAAAGTCAATGTACTGTGTGTTGTGTTTCTATGCAAAAGTGATTTGGAGGACATGCCGGGACTCTGATATTTCATATtgaatattttctcattttaaatgtcAGCCACATAGGACAGGTTCATGCTCTATGTTGGAAACTTTTTTTCCATCATATTGACATTTAAATTTCTAGACCAAAAATGAAActaatcaaaaacattttgataTACTGATTAATTCTTCATCAGATTCATTCACAAATAATAgttacaaaataaatgcacaattaaTCACATATGTTAATATGTGTTTAGAAAGTCTAAATTCGTAATTGTTAGGCCATATGTCCATATAACATGTAGcctaaattgttgttgttgttgttttgtttgtttcatttttataaaacattgatgcatgtttttatagtgaatatgtgcactattttattTGCTTCAAAATGAAATCCAAATGGGTTATGTGCAAATagcaaatatacagtatgtagttGAAAGACAGATTAAGAAAACTGTAAATGCATAACATACTGTACAAAGTCTGATTTTATCATGTTAATGTCCTTAAGCTACCAATGCACCAGCTTGCTTTAGTTGTAAACAGATAGATCTGATCTTCTGTACAAGCTGTTGTGTATGGTGTAAATGCTAAATCTGAGATCTCATTTCTTTTCTTTGCTTAGACCGTCCAGCTCTGCTCTTCTACCTGCTGATTGCATTAGCCACTAAAAGTGTATCACGCGTTTCATGCCACATTACTCTATAATCAGTTTCTCGTGTAATGAATGACCAGATCTCTGATATGTGACTCTTGTTTCCCTGTGGACAAAAGCAACCTTAACATTTACTCACATTACTGGAGCCATATCAAATGCATTAGTGCTAAATCATATGAGCTTTCTTTTCTAGCTATTGTAGGATttagtttttctttcactttaatCATGAGTGGTTTTGACCTCCAGCAAAATGTTTCTGAAGCACATTGAGTTTCCAGGGAAATGAATTCTAAAAGTAACAGGGTGTTTTGACATTTAAATCCAATTCTAAAGGGGTCTGAGTTGTTTTGTGCAGTCGTGTTACCCAGAATATATGCTGTGATTTCAATATAATTTCACTCTTGGATGAATACTCTAAAATATTGATTTATGTAAGTCATGTCAGACATGTACAGTATTGCATTGTAAAGAAACTAAAACATGATGTACTGAGTGGGTGATTCTGCAGTTGAAACTGGGATTTTGGGGAACTGGGTTGAGGTTTCAGTGATAGTTGCGGTAATTAAACCATATTTCTACTTTCATGTCCTCTTCTGTTAAcgtaagttcagtttaaatcctCAAATGCGTAAGAGAATACTGTTGTTTTGGTGTCTAGTCTCTACATGTCTACTATGAGGTGCTTTAGACTGAAATCAGCCTTATGTTGCCTCTAAACATGCTGCCATAATGCTTGTAAAAATGCCATCATATTTGTAAATCATttgatcaattattattattttttactttaatgtgATCTTAAAGAAAACATGTAAAGCTCTGTTATATGTCATCAATCTCAAGGCTCTAGTGCAAATTTCTAGGGGTTTTCAGTCTTTTTTGTACAACCTTTCATTATAACTGCAAATATACATTCATTATGAGGTGAGGCAGGATAATTACACAGTTAAGGTGATGGTTAAATGTGTTTAAAGGCTTTTCAGACTGACTGAACGGTCAATTCTGTACAGTGCAAACAGCATGATTTAATTTTCTACTATTTTAAGTTGTTGAgaagaattgtttcttgagcaccgtcagcatattatcatgatttttgaatatataaataaacactgaattcatttttgggtaaactattcctatTTCGTATATAAATTATAGCCTCATCCTGAGTTTTTTTGGGACTCGGAAACTTTTGGACTAAATGGTTCTAAGGTTTTATCAGTGGATTGACTTAACACAAGTTATTTCTGTGAAATCAGATCTGTGCAAGAATGTGTCCAGTTGACTGAGACATGTTAACAATAACTTTCATTGTTCTGCTATTTTTGTACATTTACGTCCAGGTTTGTTGGACAAAGAGCCTCTAAAGGAAGTGGACGAGGATATGGTGTCAGAGGTGGATCTCAACAACACTGTCACAGAAGAGGAGCGAGAGGAAATGGAGAATGAGCTGATTAAGGTATTTTCTCCAGTGTTTTAGTGCTAGACCAGGAAAATGGGCAGGCTGATCCTTAGAAACTGCTAGTCTCTGAACCTCAAGGATAGTGCATGTTATGTAAATCCTGCAGATCTGTTATGGGAGTTAAAAATGACAGGAATTAGTGTCAAAATATAGTAAGGTGATTTCAGTCAAATTAAAGCAATTAGTATTGAAATACGATCCAGTCTACTGTACTGTATTTCCTGAAATATACTGAGCTGTTGCCACACAAATAGTTTGCATTATCTCATCCAGAACCTACACCCATGATTGAAAATCATGTGGCCAAAGCGTTCCCATTTTTTCATGGGCTACTTTATCCTCCCAGATCTCCACGGTCCACTGAGCCATGTAAGGCCGATGTTAACTGTAAGACAGTTTGCATATGagacagaaagaaaagagagGAGGCTTCATATCAGAACTGAATTACTTGTTAAGCTTCAGCCCCCAACCTTGACTTATTTTCCTTCTGTCAGTTAGATGAAGAAATCACTACTTTGAAACAAGTCCTGGCCTCCAAAGAAAAGCGTCACTTGGAGCTGAAACAGAAACTAGGGATCACACCCCTGAGTGAACTGCGACAGAACTTCTCCAAGAGCTGGTATGACATGCAGACCACCACAGCGTAAGTAGTCTTTGCTAAACCTCGTGATTTATATCATATTTCAGTCTGGCTTATGATATCAGATGCATCATGCATCTTTTTGAAAAAGACAACAGTGGTGGTCCATGCTCACTTGGAGAAAAGGCATGACCAAAATAGGACATAATCACTTTTTAACAACCTAGTGGTTCTATACATGTGTTAGACGAGTTAGTTTAGTGGAACAGTTTTTACTTAACAAGAACTTCATAGTTCatagcagaaaaagaaaagaaactgaaataaaagaaaataaaaaatattagaaatgttgcaaataaaattactaactaataaaaactaaaagtgaactaaaattgcaaaaatatatataaaataaaccttaaatgtttaattaaaaaatactaataaatattacaaagcgcataacaaacaaactaataattaaaatgaaaactgaaaatataaaacaaaagctAGTTCCAAATGttcataaaaaagtataatatgatataccgtatttttcggactataagtcgcacctgagtataagtcgcatcagtccaaaaatacaccatgatgaggaaaaaaacatatataagtcgcatttattcaaaaccaagaaccaagagaaaacattaccgtctacagccgcgagagggcgctctatgtcttcagtgtagactacaggagcactgagcatagagcgccctctcatggctggagacggtaatgttttctcttggttcatgtctcttagttcatttctcttggttcatgtcaaattaattttgataaacaagtcgcacctgactataagttgcaggaccagccaaactatacaaaaagtgtgacttatagtccggaaaatacggtaaatactgtaatactaaaataacactgagatGACGTGTCCTTGTCTGTAGCACAAGAGTATGTGCAATAGTGATTTAACAATATTTGAccttggagcacaaaaccagtcttaagtcgctggggtatatttgtagcaatagccaaaaatacattgtatgggtcaaaattatcgatttttcttttatgcaaagaACCattggatattaagtaaagatattgttccatgaagatattttgtacatttcttactgtaaatatattaaaacttaaattttgaTTAGTCATATGCTTAGCTAAGAATTTAAAAGaactttggaaaactttaaaggcgatcttctcaatattaaattgtttttgcagcctcagattccagattttcaaatagtcgtatcttggccaaatattgtcctatcctactAAACCATACATCAAATTGGGTCACATATATATCatgcaatattattgtttttctatTAAAATCTAGTACTTTGcatcaaaaagaaaaacatttacattgacCGTTTGTTTTATTAGCCAGCTTCCTTCTTGAGAATGCATTGCAATCTGAATGAACAGGTTGACACAGTGGTGTTTCCTTCTGTCGATGTGTATTTAGGTTATTGCCGTCACAGTGTGATCCATATCGGCCTCAGTTCACATTCACCCAGACAGACAATGACTTTCTGAGACACACAGCCCATTTGCACGATAATAACGTCATTGCAACAAGGTTTctctttatatacacacacactgaacagacAAATTAGCTATTATTGTCAATGAAAGACAAGTAAAGACTTCCTTTAAATCATGTCTTTTTATGACTCATGAATAATATAATACTCATAATAATGTTGTTGTGCATGTTTACTATCACTACCCTCAGGAATAACACAGACGAATTACACAGATTACAAGCTGGATGAACAGAAACCATTTATAAGAAATGATTATGTGaatgttttcttttattcatcaagCAGATGCTTTTACCGAAAGCAGTTTACAAATCACAATAATACAAGAAGGAACAATTAATCAAAAGAAGAAGTTGCAGTAATTCTGCTGTACCAAATTAGCAAATGCTTCTGCTTGTCAGGTTGGTTATTGTCTATAAGAAGCATCATGTTAAATGTTACTTTTCTCTTGGATAAATAACagaaaacaggtttggaatgactttaTTGGTGAGTAAATACAGACgtcatccatatttttttttcaagtctaCAATTTATGCCATTTCTTCTTATTTTAATAAAGAGCATTTTTATTACACCAATTTAAATTTCTTGTTAGTTGGTTGTCATTCTTGTTATAGTACCTGTGGTGAAAATGAATTCTGTGATAAGTCTGTCTGACTTTGTTTATATCCCTCGATCACCTAGTTATTCACTTACTACAGTGACATGGTAACTAGCGTCTCAGATGAATAGTCCTTCTCATGTCGCAGTTGCCATGGTGAAGAGTTTGTGGGCTGGGAGGGACAAAGCGATCAGATGGCATCTGCTGACAGATATGATTGATTCCTGCATTAGCCCGAGTGTCTCTGCACATACTCTGTCAAAAGACTAGATTTCCATCTCTTAGACTGGTCTCGGGTCTTTCTAGATGTGCAGTTCAAACCTTTAAGAGTTTCTATCGTAAAAGATGTTTCACACTATGTTCATGCTgcattttccatacaataaagtgagatgcaataaaccaatcatcTCATCATCtcagtctcatcttccattttcaagctaacaattttctcctaacgtgttccctgggattcgaacccccaaccttgcgcttgctaatgcaatgctccaTCATTTGAACAACaggaacatatatatatttaattagcctacaaaaaattattatgcattgcaatccttaatttttttatgtttggcatgtttgtgtgctgctgtgtgtttaataagcagcgtttacgctctttaaataacaaagaaaaaacattttttttcattttcaagcaccagactttagaccaggtttgagttggtctatggcgcagtctattttcagctccttaaaatagcattgtgcCAGCATTGCACACCTCTATTATAggccagcacgcccatgggcacacaaatgggcgcaaatgcatttgctaattaaacgatgtggCGCTGGTCGGGAAAATGTAAATgccgccggactgaaactagcaaacacacttgtgctgcgccttgcgtcacattgcgccaggtgtattatagggcccataCTGTTGCTTTGTGTGAGGGACACACCAATGTTGTTTGTAGACTTTCGACTGATCAGAATGTGCCGGGTTTGGATAGTgtgttgtaaaatgttattaaatatggGAGTTTTGTTCTGAGGAATGTAGAGCTCTTGGGTTCAAAAAGTGACTTAAGTTGAATTGCTGTTTAAAATGTGATGGGACTTCATCTAACAGACCTAGTAACATTTAGGAAAAAACAAAGAATAGTAAGTAATTTTTATACAATACAAACCTATAATTAAATGAACCTATACTTCATTTATCTAAATGTCTGATTGTTATTTCTGCAGAGTATTAATAGCATTGTGGCTGACTGTAAGTTTTCCCTTTGTAGACTGTCTTATTATATTCTCTGGATTAAAGCAGCATTTCTTCCTGTTTTGTAcgaaatcacagaaaaaaaaaaatgaagtgaagtTCTTCCGGTCTAAAATTCCGAAAAGGCGCCATTTTATTCTTTGCCTGTACATGTTCTAAATTTGTTCTCGTTCTTCAGTCTCTTCTGGGAACTGGCatgtctaaaatgtaaatgtcatgtttaatgtaCTCTAAGATGCACTAAagagttaaaccaaacttttttaCAAGTCTTGATGAATCCTTTGAGATTTTAATATTTGaagttaatattaaaaaataaataatgacacattttaattttcataGTTCTCTGTGGCCACGTGACATGcaattgaaataaaaaagaatcTTTTTAGTACATTGTTTAatatcaaatgttttattatcaagttatttatatatagtgCTGCCCATATATATGGCTTTTTGGTGgtgttattatattgttttacctcttataaaaatgtaaatgtataacaaattatattatgaattccataaatatattactgttttaaattacagttatcctgtaaaattaaaaaatgacactTATAATAATTCATATGTCATACATTTTTGCAAATTCTATTTTACACAGAAAGTAATATATAActcatatttatgttttaaatatattcaattctTCACTTACATATTTTCATATCCTAAATCTTTATTTTGGCAGAATACTGGTGAAAAAATGTGAACTTTACACGTAACACAATTGCAGCCTTTGATTTGATCACACTAAGCTATTCTatctttcagttttattttgattaattgtgcagccacatatatttattttaattatatatttggtTTAATTATTAGCTTTCAATCACTCGCAAACCCTCTGCACTACCCTTGTGGAAACCCAGGGGTTCGTAAATTTAGACAAACCATATTTGAGGTCATTTCTGCTACGAAATATGTTTTAAACTgtgtaaatttttataaaaacataagtATGTTTGTGtgcaaattttatatttatgagaAATATTTTATCAGTGGCATCTATGATAGTAATATCTGATTAAGAGTATCTGCTTTTGTGCTGTTCTCCCAGATACAAAAAGACGTCTGAGACCCTGACCACAGCAGGACAGCGGACCTCAGTGGCCTTCAGTAACCTGGGCAATGCCATCACCAGGAAGTTCGGCGATATGAGGTAAAATGTCACTTCCCCCTCTGCCTCTTTCTGCTATCTATCATTTCCTGTTTCTCTTGTGCAGGAATCTCCCACAAATGCACAGTACACACGCTGTGATTATTGCACAGTGAAATGACAGTGGTCTTGAAGCATTTACTTTGGCCAGTCTGTTTGAGTGGCATGTTTGTGTTACGTAAGTCTCATTTAAGCAGCTTTCAGTGGGCCAGATTGGGGGCAGGTTCAGCTGGCATAAAAATAAGAGCTTGTGATGGCATGAAGAATTTACCAGCTCCTCTTCACTGGCTCCTGGATGGTTGAGACACTCTTTGACAATAGATGCATTCAGTTAAGAAGAACAGTAAGAGAGAAGTGTCCACATCTACAGCAGGGTGATAAAGGATTGACTGTTGACagtttgttgtaaagtgaagtgacattcagccaagtatggtgacccatactcagaatttgtgctctgcatttaacccatccgaaatgcacacacacagagcagtgaacacacacacacactgtgagcacacacccggagcagtgggcagccatttatgctgcggcgcccggggagcagttgggggttcgatgccttgctcaagggcacctaagtcgtggtattgagggtggagagagaactgtacatgcactccccccacccacaattcctgccggcccgggactcgaactcacaacctttcgattgggagtccgactctctaaccattaggccacgacttcccgagtCGACTTCCCGAGTAATGAGTAATGGTTATTCTTATTATACAGATGGAAGTACTAAACActgggaaataataataataataatacgatttTTCCTCATTTTTTCCCAGTAGaaatatataactaaatatatttataaaataaaatacattattttgaagAGCAAAATTTTGTAGAATAATAAGATTgttgttaaaatatgtagtgttgtGTATTTGAGATTTTTCCACTATATTTGTTCTATTTTTCTAATAACTAATTGTttacaaatgtataatatatatatatatatatatatatatatatatatatatatatatatatatatatacattatttgtatatatatataaaaatgtgaaaaatgtaaaaaaatctagactgataagtgacaaaatatataatttacatgatGCAATAGAATTTGCAGGAGTGTTATAGGATACATAtgttgtgcatttgtgtgtttgtaagacaatgttctattcatcaattaattatatattcatCAATTAATGATCAAAATCATTGCATGATTCCCAGTACTAATTTG encodes:
- the LOC132106549 gene encoding tumor protein D53-like isoform X2; translated protein: MEPRQQELYSSVLTPEAIVDWEDRETFDSGLLDKEPLKEVDEDMVSEVDLNNTVTEEEREEMENELIKLDEEITTLKQVLASKEKRHLELKQKLGITPLSELRQNFSKSWYDMQTTTAYKKTSETLTTAGQRTSVAFSNLGNAITRKFGDMSYSIRHSMSMPTMRNSPSFKSFEEKVESTVSNIKSKVGGTGGAGSFEDVLSSAAQASAQDTPTNNVTENSER
- the LOC132106549 gene encoding tumor protein D53-like isoform X3 translates to MEPRQQELYSSVLTPEAIVDWEDRETFDSGLLDKEPLKEVDEDMVSEVDLNNTVTEEEREEMENELIKLDEEITTLKQVLASKEKRHLELKQKLGITPLSELRQNFSKSWYDMQTTTAYKKTSETLTTAGQRTSVAFSNLGNAITRKFGDMRNSPSFKSFEEKVESTVSNIKSKVGGTGGAGSFEDVLSSAAQASAQDTPTNNVTENSER
- the LOC132106549 gene encoding tumor protein D53 homolog isoform X1; its protein translation is MEPRQQELYSSVLTPEAIVDWEDRETFDSGLLDKEPLKEVDEDMVSEVDLNNTVTEEEREEMENELIKLDEEITTLKQVLASKEKRHLELKQKLGITPLSELRQNFSKSWYDMQTTTAYKKTSETLTTAGQRTSVAFSNLGNAITRKFGDMRSYSLGYSIRHSMSMPTMRNSPSFKSFEEKVESTVSNIKSKVGGTGGAGSFEDVLSSAAQASAQDTPTNNVTENSER
- the LOC132106549 gene encoding tumor protein D53-like isoform X5, which codes for MEPRQQGLLDKEPLKEVDEDMVSEVDLNNTVTEEEREEMENELIKLDEEITTLKQVLASKEKRHLELKQKLGITPLSELRQNFSKSWYDMQTTTAYKKTSETLTTAGQRTSVAFSNLGNAITRKFGDMRNSPSFKSFEEKVESTVSNIKSKVGGTGGAGSFEDVLSSAAQASAQDTPTNNVTENSER
- the LOC132106549 gene encoding tumor protein D53 homolog isoform X4, whose product is MEPRQQGLLDKEPLKEVDEDMVSEVDLNNTVTEEEREEMENELIKLDEEITTLKQVLASKEKRHLELKQKLGITPLSELRQNFSKSWYDMQTTTAYKKTSETLTTAGQRTSVAFSNLGNAITRKFGDMRSYSLGYSIRHSMSMPTMRNSPSFKSFEEKVESTVSNIKSKVGGTGGAGSFEDVLSSAAQASAQDTPTNNVTENSER